In one Lolium rigidum isolate FL_2022 chromosome 3, APGP_CSIRO_Lrig_0.1, whole genome shotgun sequence genomic region, the following are encoded:
- the LOC124699652 gene encoding uncharacterized protein LOC124699652 — MDTSAADLEARQLGILRRIEELELAAEQRRLGALSISDAEAEVEPGGTEVRLSAILAARGVRDFAFRRVPADYYDRSLEERRGILAADSVAQLCKSIVMVNTKAAADVSDCSNPKNSKYYVVIVQYMARLNAETIKNFLYALNENQIPKKRFNMRLAPEEESCMLTGFVHNAVTCIGMNTDIPVIIDEAITKLDEDFFWLGGGEVDLKLGMRTSQFLKAFNPFVVNCS; from the exons ATGGACACCTCCGCGGCCGATCTCGAGGCGCGTCAGCTAGGCATCCTCCGCCGCATCGAGGAGCTCGAGCTCGCCGCCGAGCAGCGCCGCCTCGGGGCGCTCTCCATCTCCGATGCCGAGGCGGAGGTGGAGCCGGGGGGCACCGAGGTGCGGCTCTCGGCCATCCTGGCCGCGCGCGGCGTGCGCGACTTCGCCTTCCGGCGCGTGCCCGCCGACTACTACGACCGCTCCCTCGAGGAGCGCCGCGGAATCCTCGCCGCCGACTCGGTCGCCCAGCTCTGCAAGAGTATCGTCATG GTGAATACCAAAGCTGCTGCTGATGTATCTGACTGCAGTAACCCGAAGAATTCTAAATATTATGTTGTCATTGTTCAG TATATGGCACGGCTTAATGCGGAAACCATCAAGAACTTCCTGTATGCCCTAAATGAGAATCAGATACCTAAAAAGAGATTTAACA TGAGGCTCGCACCAGAAGAGGAGTCATGCATGCTTACTGGGTTTGTGCACAATGCCGTGACATGCATTGGAATGAACACAGATATACCG GTTATCATAGATGAAGCCATCACCAAGTTGGATGAGGATTTCTTCTGGCTAGGTGGTGGAGAAGTTGACCTCAAGCTTGGGATGCGGACCTCACAGTTCCTAAAAGCCTTCAATCCATTTGTGGTGAACTGCAGTTAA